The DNA window CTCATCACTACACCCTCACCCCCTCTCACTACCTCctaccctcccaccctctctctctcaccaccccctcccctcctctctctctcaccccctccctccctctctctctctaccccctcccctccctctctctctctacccccctccctccctctctctctctaccccctccctccctctctcttctctaccccctccctccctcctctctctctctaccccctccctccctctctctctctaccccctccctccctctctctctctctaccccctccctccctctctctctctaccccctcctccctctctctctcccccctccctccctcctctctctctctcccctccctccctccctctctctctctctctctctaccccctccctccctctttctctctctaccctccctccctccctctctctcacaccccctccctccctctctctctaccccctccctccctctctctctaccccctccctccctctctctctctacccccctccctccctctctctctctctctaccccctccctccctctctctctctctaccccctccctccctctctctctctctaccccctccctccctctctctctctctaccccctccctccctctctctctctaccccctccctcctctaccccctcctccctctctctctcctaccccctccctccccctctctctctaccccctccctccccctctctccccccctctcccctctctcccccctctccccctctctcccccccctctctctcccctccccccctctctctctcccctcccccctctctctctcccctcccccctttctctctcccccccctctctctcccccccctctctctctctcccccccctctctctccccccccctctctctctcccccctccccctctctctctcccccctccccctctctctctcccccctcccccctctctctccccctcccccctccccccctcccccctctctctcccccctccccctctctctcctcctcccccctctctctccccctcccccctctctctcccccctcccccctctctctcccccctcccccctctctctccccctcccccctctctctcccccctcccccctctctctcccccctccccctctctctccccctcccccctctctctccccctccccctctctctcccccctcccccctctctctctccccctccccccctctctctctcccctccccccctctctctccccctgcagcgaTGTCCATGCGTCGGAAGGTGGTACGGGAGAGCAAGTTCCGCCACGTGTTCGGCCAGGCGGTGAAAAGTGACCAGTGCTATGATGACATTCGGGTGTCGCGCGTGACCTGGGACAGCAGCTTCTGTGCCGTCAACCCCCTCTTCCTCGCCATCATCGTGGAGGCCAGCGGGGGAGGGGCTTTCCTGGTGCTCCCTCTCGTCAAGGTAAGGCCGCGGGGGTCAAGGGTCACCACTCTGacctctctttttccccctccgGGTTTGAATCCCAGCCTTGGACGGAAGCTCCGCCCTCTGGCCGGGTTCGGGCACGTGGCTTCCGACCTGACCTCTGACCTCTGAGCCGGCCTCTGACCTGACCACCTGGCCTTTGACCTGACCTCCGACTTGACCACCTGACCTCCGACTTGACCACCTGACCTCAGACTTGACCACCTGACCTCCGACTTGACCACCTGACCTCTGACCTGACCATCTGAGCTCCGAGTTGACCGCCTGACCTCTGACCTGACCACCTGAGCTctgaactgaccatctgacctccgacctgaccatctgacctctgacCTGTCCTACCTGGGGTCagatacggaatacttgtctttattagccgaggcatagaatacaagagcagggaggttatgctggaactgtacacaacactggttaggccacagctggagtactgcgtgcagttctggtcaccacattacaggaaggatgtgattgcactggagagggtgcagaggagatttaccaggatgttgccaggactggaaaactttagcgacgaggaaagattggataggctggggttgttttccttggaacagaggaggctgaggggagatttaattgaggtgtctcaaattatgaggggcctggatcaagtggataggaaggacctgtttccccttcgcagaggggtcaataaccaggggtcatagatttaacaataataatgtgtatttatatagcacctttaacgtagtgaaatgtccctagGCGTTTCACAGGAGGATTCTGggatagaaaatttgacaccgagaaattagagcaggtgaccagaagctgggtcaaagaggtgggttttaaggagcgtcttgaaggaggaaagatagggagagaggcggagaggtttagggagggagttccagagcttggggcccaggcaacagaaggcatggccaccgatggtggagcgattataatcagggatggtcaggagtgcagacatctcgggggggttgtggggctgtgggggtcacagcgatagggaggggtatagggactggaggaggttgcagagatagggaggggtgtaggggctggaggaggttgcagagatagggaggggtgtaggggctggaggaggttgcagagatagggcggggtgtaggggctggaggagattacagagatagggaggggtgtaggggctggaggaggttacagagatagggaggggtgtaggggctggaggaggatacagagatagggaggggtgtaggggctggaggaggttgcagagatagggaggggtgtaggggctggaggagattacagagatagggaggggtgtaggggctggaggaggttgcagagatagggaggggggtaggggctggaggaggttgcagagatagggaggggtgtaggggctggaggaggttacagagatagggaggggtgtatgggctggaggagattacagagatagggaggggtgtaggggctggaggagattacagagatagggaggggtgtaggggctagaggaggttacagagatagggaatgttgtaggggctggaggaggttacagagatggggagggatgtaggggctggaggaggttacagagatagggcggggtgtaggggctggaggaggttacagagatagggaggggtgtaggggctggaggatgttacagagatagggaggggtgtaggggctggaggaggttacagagatggggatgggtgtaggggctggaggaggttacagagatagggaggggtgtaggggctggaggagattacagagatagggaggggtgtagcggctggaggagattacagagatagggaggggtgtacgggctggaggaggttgcagagatagggaggggtgtaggggctggaggacgttacagagatagggaggggtgtaggggctggaggaggttgcagagatagggaggggtgtaggggctggaggaggatacagagatagggaggggtgtaggggctggaggaggatacagagatagggaggggtgtaggggctggaggaggttgcagagatagggaggggtgtaggggctggaggacgttacagagatagggaggggtgtaggggctggaggaggatacagagatagggaggggtgtaggggctggaggaggttgcagagatagggaggggtgtaggggctggaggagattacagagatagggaggggtgtaggggctggaggaggttacagagatagggaggggtgtaggggctggaggagacaagagatagagaggggtgtagcggctggaggagattacagagatagggaggggtgtacgggctggaggaggttgcagagatagggaggggtgtaggggctgaaggaggttacagagatggggatgggtgtaggggctggaggaggttacagagatagggaggggtgtaggggctggaggagattacagagatagggaggggtgtagcggctggaggagattacagagatagggaggggtgtaggggctagaggaggttacagagatagggaatgttgtaggggctggaggaggttacagagatagggaggggtgtaggggctggaggaggttacagagatggggatgggtgtaggggctggaggaggttacagagatatggaggggtgtaggtgctggaggaggttacagagatagggaggggtgtaggggctggaggaggttacagagatagggaggggtgtaggggctggaggagattacagagatagggagaggtgtaggtgctggaggaggttacagagatagggaggggtgtaggggctggaggagattacagagatagggaggggtgtagcggctggaggaggttacagagatagggaggggtgtacgggctggaggaggttgcagagatagggagtggtgtaggtagctcttggttggccggcacggacacgatgggccgaaatggcctccttccgtgctgtaaattattCTGTGGATTCTGGGGCAGTGGCCTTGCTCTCTCGGGGTGAATTAGCGGAGATAATTCtcgtctttgcctctctctcttctctttacCCTCCTGTttttggaaaggggatggagtataaaagcagggaagtcttgctacagttacacagggtattggtgaggccacacctggagtactgcgtgcagttttggtttccatatttacgaaaggatatacttgctttggaggcagttcagagaaggttcactcggttgattccggggatgagggggttgacttatgaggaaaggttgaggaggttgggcctctactcattggaattcagaagaatgagaggtgatcttatcgaaacgtataagattatgagggggcttgacaaggtggatgcagagaggatgtttccactgatgggggagactagaactagggggcatggtcttagaataaggggccgcccatttaaaactgagatgaggagaaatctcttctctcagagggttgtaaatctgtagaattcgctgcctcagagagctgtggaagccgggacattgaatatatttaagacagagatagacagtttcttaaccgataaggggataagggggcgggcagggaagtggagctgagtccatgatcggatcagccatgatcgtattaaatggcggagcaggctcgaggggccgaatggccgactcctgctcctatttcttttgttcttatattatgttccccccccccctcccccc is part of the Pristiophorus japonicus isolate sPriJap1 unplaced genomic scaffold, sPriJap1.hap1 HAP1_SCAFFOLD_3870, whole genome shotgun sequence genome and encodes:
- the LOC139250540 gene encoding coronin-1C-like, translated to MSMRRKVVRESKFRHVFGQAVKSDQCYDDIRVSRVTWDSSFCAVNPLFLAIIVEASGGGAFLVLPLVKTGRVEKAYPTVCGHTAPVLDIDWCPHDDEVIASGSEDCTVK